AAACAGGTGACTCCTGGCTGTTACATAACCTCAGTGGAACAGCACAGGGCTTGAGGTTACTGTGGATGTCTGCATGACTACCAGGAATTCTCTGGCTTGGTTGAAACGGTGTGAACTTCACTCTGCTATgaagccaattttttttaaaaccaaaGAAAAAGTATCACTGTTCACAATCAAAGGCTTCAGGCCTGTTGAAGTCTCAGGACACAAAACTCCAGTGACATTGTCCCTTCTCTCCGTTATCCTAAGGCTCTTCCTTTAACTGTCCGGCTTTTCATGACTTGAGGCCCAACTTGGTCATCATCTGTTCATACACTGTCCAGGCCATGGCAGCCATGAGAGAGCGCCGCAATGAACGAGGGACGGCTCCTCGGAAAAATCCCACAACTCCATCATTCTGAGGGTGGAAGAGAGGAGAGTTAATGTTTTGGTGCTGCAACCAAATCAAACCAACAATCCACCAAGAAGAAGCTCAAGCCTTAATTGTTCCCCATTCGGCACTGAGAGACTATTTTAATGTTCCACTAAAATGTCTCCCTCAATATACACATTTAATTCACCAAGAACTTTACTGCCTGTGCCCGTTCACAATTATCCCTCTATCTGCTGGCCCACAGCGGCATCCACTCTCCAAGTATCTACTTGTTGAAATTCTCTCTTGTTATCAAATTCCTTCACAGCCTAAACTAATCTTTGTAACTTCCTCCAGCTCTATAACCCATCTATGATGCCTGCATTCCACCATGCAGCAATTCCATTACCTCACTGCCTgtatacaatgcctataaaaagtattcaacccccccccgtaagttttcatgttttattgttctacatgattgaattacagtggatttaattcagctttttgacactgatcaacagaaaaggactcttgcatgtcaaagtgaaaacagatctatacaaagtgatctaaattaattacaaatacaaaacacaaaataattgattgcatattcactccctttaatatgacacatcaatTCTTCAATGACAAGCCaaatggttttagaagtcacgtaattagttaaatagagatcacctgtgtgcagtcaaggtgtttcaattgattgtagtaaaaatacacctataTTTGGAAGGTCCAAccactggtgagtcagtatcctggcaaaaactactccatgaagacagaagaacactccaagcaacccccgtgaaaaggttattgaaaagcacaagttaggagatggacacaagaaaattttcaagtcactgaaCATCCCTTGGAGTACATATAAGTCAGTCATCAATAAAAGAATAaggcacagttgtaaatctgcctagagcagacggtcctcaaaaactgagtgaccacgCAAGAAGGGGacgtgagggaggccaccaagagacctatgacaattctggaggaggtacaagcttcagtggctgagacagGAGAGACTACGCatgcaacaactgttgcccgggtgctctACCCATCATAGCTTTAAGGGAGAGTGGAAAAGAGAAAAccattgttgaaaaaaactcacatgaaatctcagctagagtttgccagaaggcatgtgggagactctgaagtcagctgaaagaaggttctatggtctgatgaaaccaaaattgagctttttggccagtCTATctctatgtttggtgtaagccaaacaccgcacaacATAAAAATggcaccatccctaccatgaagcatggtggtggctgcatcatgctgtggggatgcttcactgcagcaggcccaggaaggcttgtgaaggtagagggtaaaatgaacgcagcaaaatacagggaaatcctggaggaaaacctgatgcagtctgcataACAACTACGACTTGAGAGAAGATCTGTTTTCCtgcaagacaatgatcccaagcataaagccaaagctacacaggaatggcttaaaacaacAAAGGTAATGTCCAGGAGTGGCCAATCCAGAGCCCAGGcctcaatctaattgagaatttgtggctggatttgaaaggggctgttcactcacgatccccttGCAATgtgactcaaggctgtaattgctgccaaagctgcatttactaaatactgacttgaagggagtgtatacttaagcaatcaattattttgtgttttcactttgacattgaagagtcttttttctgttgatcagtgtcaaaaaaagccaaattaaatccactgtgtttcaatgttgtaaaacaataaaacatgaaaacttccaaggacaacacagtagcatagcagttactgTAGCACTATTACAGCGCTAGTGACCCGGTTTCAattttgctgctgtctgtaaggagtttgtacgttttccccgtgactgcgttagagtttcttcccacatttcaaagacatacgggttagtaggtaAATTGATCACATGGGAGTAATTGGGCTGTGTTCACTCGTTAAGCTAGAAGGGCATGTTACCACTCTATCTCTCAATAAATATAACTTAAGATAAAATATACCTGTCCTATCATCCCACCACTGACAGACCCTGAAGCTTTAAGTTCTAAAATTTACTTATACTGTACAAAATGTTTCCACTATTTACAAAATTAGTAGTGTGGTGGGATACTCACCACCTGCCTGGATCAGTGCAACTTCAAAAATACTCATGAAAATCAGGTCAAAGCAACTGGGAAGTAGTTCCTACATTTCCATGTCTCACCTCCAAGCTCTTCTCAaaatcacactgtcctcacttgGAAATATGTCATTTTCTCTCCATTACAGCCAAGTCAAACTTGTAACTCCCAACTCAGAAGCATCATGGGAGTGGAGATTGCGgttgttcaagaaggcagctatACTACCAAGGCAATCACAGATCCAGTGAATCCACAATCCATGAAGGAATTAAGAATAAAACCACTGCACTTCTCAAACCACTGCCAGCTCCCATGACATTTTCTCCATTGGCTCCAGTACAGATTGTTAGGGCATTGAAAGACAAGATGGCAGGAAAGCATGTGTGACACTGGACAGGAGAGCATGCATTGGGAGCCAATGGTACTACTTCAGAACCAGGTCTGCATACAGAATAGCTGAAGATGGGAAATGAAAACCATCTTTTGAAGCATCTTGAAGAGCAAGTGTTTGAAAATTCATCAGGAGCAGAGGAACAAATGTTTGTGGCCATGTGGCTGTACCTCAAAGATGAAAATGATGGTGTGTTTAACTCGCCGATACTTCTCAGGAGACAGCTGCATGTGTGTCTTTATAACGTCCGCTGGCTGTGTCACCAAAGAAGCCAAAATGCCTGCGAAGATGCCACAGCTGAAGTTGATCAGAGGGACAATCGGCGTCTCGTACCGGTCTGAATAATAAAAGGAAAATTAGATTTAACCATACAAAGCACTTCAATCAATGACACTTAACTCAGCCAAGTAACACACTCATAATCTCACTACCTCCAGGAAACCAACATGTGTACAGTGCACAGTTACtgtctacagaccttaatttatTGTAGCTCATTTCCCATTCTAATTACTTTTTTCTATTGTCATGGTCATAAACTAGGATGGCGCCTCTGAAGACCAACACATATACCACCTTACATCTCATGGATTTATTGTGTAAGTACCAGCTCTTTGAGCCTGCCAGTCAATTAGACCTTCTGGGCTTTCTCCATATCTCAGTTTGAAAGTTGCTACTGAATTAATCTTCCATTGCATTCTAACAGCATATGGCAAATACCTCAGCTTCTTCCAGCAACCTCATGAGTGGTGAGATAAGTTGTTCTGGTTGTATCAGACAGGAGGAGGTAATTGTGCACGCTCTTCTTGGGGTGTGCTTGCCCTAGGTTGTGCCCCTTTGGAAGGCAGGAAGTAGAAAATATTATCTGAGTTAACACTGAAACCACAGAAGAGATTTCAGCATAGTACTGATGCTCCAGTCCAAAAATGGGGGCACTTCTGCAGTGTTGAAGGTTCAGTCCTTTAGACAGAGCCTGCCCAGTCCCTAAGATGAATTGTTGGTGCTGTGTGTTTGGAGACAAACACTGATCAGAGCACCAGGGATAACTTGACTAAAAGGCTCAATGGGATCCTTTGCATTAAATCACCCAGCCTTAGTTCAACATCTGTCAAACGGTGACATTTTACAGGTTGGGAGCTATCTTCACCTGGGTAATGAGGAAGAGCCTCAACACACAGGAGAAGTCCACTTCCATATTTGTCCAAGATCCAATACCAAAAGCAAGGAAGAAAACCTTGTTCTTTCAGATTACTAGGTTACTCTGGGGTGGGTGTGAGGGTGATGAGAGAAGGAAGTGGCTTGGAGTAGGTAGATGGGATTGAACGGATAGTTATAGCGTGTGTGACAACGATGACGGTGAAAATGTTAGCTTGTCTGTTCAATTCACATAACCCTGTTGTGACTCTACTGGTTCCTTGACAGATGTTCCTGAGAGTACAAAAGACCACCTCCTTGCAGGTATTCAAATCTAATCAGTTTGTATAACAGCTTGAGCTGTTTGAGCTCCTCAATGTTTATCAGCCTGGCCTCAAGAACCACTAAGAGAGCAAACTTCTCTCTCTTTACTCCAGGCAATTCTCATATTCTTCAAGAAATCATTCTCTCTTGAGATGTCCAAAGGAGGGAATAACTAGATAGACCTGATTTAACAGGGCCAGTTTAAAGTCAGATGTTTGATTCCTTTTTAACATTTCCACCTGTACAATAGACACTGCCAATTACAATTacagcatgcatttaaggtgagtggtgATAATTTCAAAGGACCTGTGAGGGGCAGAGCttctctttacacagagtggtgggtgcttggattgTGCTGCCTGGAgtggcagaaacattagagacttttatgAGACGTTTAGACAGGCACGTgaaatgtgaggaaaatagaaggAAATGAACAATAggtagcagaagagattagtttgattactaatttaagcaagacacacaaaacgctggaggaactcattaggtcaggcagtatccagggaaaagagtaaacagtcgatgtttcgggctgagaccctccatcaggaccggggaaaaaaaagagaagttaGAGCCAAATAGTAACTATTTTAagtgggttggcacaacattgtgggccaaagggcctgttcctgtgttgtactattctgtGTAGCTGTAATGGTTTTGGCTGTCTGGGCTTTCCATGGCAAGAGGGTATATAAAGCTGTGTTCCTATGTGGTGCAGAGGCTGTGATTAGGACTgatccatgatcttattgaacaatAGAGCAGATTTGACAGGATAACTGGCCTCCTCCTGTTCCTGTAATTAAAATGTGACAAGTTGAGAAAgaaaatgtttatggaaaggcACTAACTCCATTTACCAGATTCCCATTTTGTAAAGTTTGGGGTATAATGGATACCGTGATCTTTGCCTTACCTTTGGTGCCAGGATATTACAATGCAAAGCAATCAATGTATTGAACAACAGTCCCCCTCCTTCCCACCCTGGTATCTTACATCAAACACCCTCACATACTTTCAGGCACTGCTTTCTTGGTCTGCGTGTAGAACATGAGGTAAATCCCGGAGAAGGGGGCATCACGGAGGAGTGTGGCTGTCAGTCCACTAAACAGTGCCCGTGCACCCTCAGTCTTGTAGATATTTCTCAAAGCACTGAACACGCTTTCGTATCGAAACTTCCCGCTctgcagacacagacacaaattgTGAGGAATTGTCTTTTCCCATTTCCTGAGCTCCCACCTTCCTTCGTGTACCGGATGCAGTTACACACTTTAGCATGATTCCACCGCTGCCCTTTGGAACAGCTGGCAAGATCTTTCACAAGTTATCACAATCTTACAGGGTCCCTCAAATCCTGAAACATTTGGTAAGAGCCTCACTACAGAGACCCGAACACATAATACACATTCAGTGGCAATATTTTGATGGGAAAGGCAGTGTTCTTATTCAGGATGGTTTTAAAGACTCCACAGATCCCATCCAAAGAGCAGAGAGCTTCCTCAGcaccttgatttttttttgttgatttttttatgcattttctacaacactacggataagaaaaaaccccaaaccaaaatgaagaaaattaatacagtgcaaaaataaacatacaataataatataatacaaaaaagataattgagaaagcacccaaattgaagtcatgaGCACCTTGATTAACACAAAATCCCCAACTGAGCTTTCGGCTCCTGCTGTGTACAATTTGGCTGCCAGCTTTTATTTATAAAACTAGACATTACATTTCATTGGCTATTGGCTGTCTTGAGACATACAGAAACCATGAGACTCAAAATgtaaagtttttgttttaaaccGAGTCCAGCGAAGGTAGCAGCCATACTGTCACTCAGGCAGCAAAAGACAATGTCAATCTCACTTTTTTGAAGGAAGGTTAACCTGGAAAACCAGGAAGATGTCCTGTATTTCTTCAAAATATGCTGGGGACCTTGAACGCTCCCAGTGACCAGGTCATGCAAGGGATGTGACGACCACAGCATGCTATCCACTGGAAAGGGACCCTACGCAGACCCACACAAGTGCCTGGTACTCCATTTGCTGTTGGTCTAGAAGTGGTATGAGTCTGAAGTTTGGAAAAGAGACTGTCGTTTGATTGCTGTCTTTTCTGTGTCCTACTGGTGCTGGGCTAACCACAGGTGGAATCCCTACTCACAATCTCCCAACTCTACACAACTTGCACTGAACCAGAACACAACTCAGGATGTGTGGGAGCAGGGAGCGAAGGACCTTGAAGAAGGCGGGAAGTGACACTGAAGACCTGAGTGTGCAGAGATTGTGCTGAGGTAGAAGTTATTTGGAAGACGTTTTCAGAAGGGTTTGGAGACTGAAGGCAGTGTTTAAAAAAGGACAGGAACTGATAAACTGATATATGAATGGAATAGTGTCTGGTATAGCCTTGGAAAGCAGTGTGAAAGTTCACAGTTACTGCAATGGACTGGAGCACCCAATCTGAATAGAACTCAGTTACCAAACTCACTTCACATTGCAGACCAATGACCACAAAGACGGAATTCCATCCCCTTCCTGAGTTGGAGTCAGTTTTTATCATATTCCAGAGGAACACCAGTTCCTGCCTTTAATTATCCTGCTCTCAGTTTCAAATTGTCCTGTCATCCAGCATCAGCAGTGTAATATTAAATCACTTGAGAAAACAGGAGCAGgaagaggccactcagcccatcaagcctgtccTACccttcaatgtgatcatggttgatctgcccCAGACCTTATTTCCTCTTCTGTATCAGTTCCCTTCAGCCATCATTTCCCTGAGCCTTCAAAAGTATACATGTTTCCTCTTCAAATATTCCCAAAGATCCATCTTCCGCAATCTTCAGggataaagaattccacagatccaccaccctctgtgagaaTTTCCTTCATTCCTCAGTTATAAATGACTGGCCCTAGTTCTGTAACTACGTCCCCTCATTCAAGATTCTGCCACAAGTGGAAACAACTTGACCTCTACCTTGTCATGCCCCCCTGAAGGATCTTGGTgtctcaataaggtcacccctcgttcttctCAACTCCGAAGACCCGAGGTAAAGGTCTGTTGGATAAATATGGCCCTGGCCCACCCAGCTGTGCCTGCCACGTATCTACCAAACAGCCCTGAGACCCAACCAGCCACAAAACTCACCTCGTATCGGGTCTTCACCACGGTTACGGGCAACATGCAGATGCCCGCTACAGTGCGAGCGCTGGCACCTAAAGCCACCGACTCCAGCGCCGTTGGGCTCCTCTCGCTGAAGACGAAAAACAGTTTATAAGACACATGGGAGGAGCGTCACCCCCtcgcaggatggacagcagggaCCTAGTGCTCAGGGGCACAGCTCTCTGGGAGCACGTGCACCCTATGCGTCCCTCCCTTCTATGGTCTCACCACCCTGGCACCGTGATTCCACAAAATGACAAGGGCCATGGTGCCAATGAGCATGAGGCAATTTCAATGCCAGGCTATGCAGGCCGTGTATAAATTTTGCCCACGTTGTTCCCACCTCCCATAACGTTCCAGGGAGTGACGCAGCTTCCTTCAATAAAATATTTCACTGATACATTCTGAATATAGTAGATGCAAGTCCAACATGTTAGAGGCACCATCAGAAGCTGTACCTATCActtgtctaaaccttccctctttctccctGACACAGAAGACCATTGTCCCTCCCCGCTGGAGACACCATTTGATCAACTTTGAAAATCTCCACCATCATCACTCTGCCCCAATCCCATCACCATCACAAAAACTGGAGACCCTTCCACCCCTTAAAGCTTTGCCACACCATCCAACTCTCCCTGGGTCGATGCATCAGGGGTGAGCTTCTGTCAAACACATCCAGATAAAACATGGAatgaaaagctaaaagaaaaatgctgaaaatctgaagtaaaaacagaaaatcttgggaaacactcagcaagtcaggcagcatctggggagagagaaattgtcaatgtttcaggcctgaTGAGAATAATCAactcaaaacattaactgtttctctccccacaaaTGTCACTGGACCTGCTGATTATTTCCAATATTTAGTGTCTTTATTTCAGAAAAAGAATGGCTTGGATGTAGGTAAAGTTCTCCTACACCATCCTATAAAAGGCTCCCAAGGCTATCAAACCACATCACTTCCTGCACTTTCTTATCAAATACTCCCATGGCAGATACGACACCAGGTCACATATCTTCACAACCTCTCTCAGCACACACCCTACATGGATTATACTCTGAGAAAAGCTCCCATCAATGTGGATTAAGCATGAACTGACATGCAGAATAAAGCTCCCCTCCAGATTGCCCATTCTAAGTATTCGGCAGTCCCGGGGCAGACAAAGCTCTGCTTTAAACAAAGAGTGACACTTTACACTATCCCATCAAACAATCTTCATGTTAGAAAGAGCAAAGGTTGGCCTATAGAGCGAAGCTCTCTCTGAACTGCCTCAGCCACCGAAGTGTTGACTGAAGCAGAATTTCACATTGCGCTCTTAAAGTCTGAAGAGACACTGGCTTGATCCTGGGTTAGATTTGAACTTTAGGCTCCAGAGGCAGAAGGTTAAGGTGGTAAGATCTGCTCAGCTCTCTGGCTCACCTGAAGAAGTGCTGCTTCGTGGAGTAGAGCGTGCTGAAATAAATCCCCACACCGGGAATGCATCGGACAAATGACTGCAATGAGGAAGGAAAGGGAAAATTAATTCGAAGACTCACAGACAACATGTAGAACAAATCACACAGCTTGTAAACCCAGCCACTACCTCCCTGGTCACTCTCCTTTACCCACATGTAGAGCTCTGGGTCAAATGTGATGCTGGTGCAACTTGGTTGTCACCGGGCAGAGATGGAGCTGCTACCTCCTCAAGTGAAAGGTGGTCATACTCATGTTTAACCCTGAGCTTGTGTTATTGCAAAGAACATCGTTAAACGCAGGTTGGTTGTTCTCAGTGGCCCAAAGTGGAGAGACAAAGATTAGATGCATGACGAAGAGAAATTCATAACTTTCCCCGGAGAGTCTTCTTATTGCTCCTGTTACactgctggcgtttagggcagcaatgaaggtcctttgtctctggtggtgttcagggcttcctccgtcgtgtcagtagcttcctctcggttttcactgtcATCAGTCACGCAAGTCCTGAATGGGTGTAGGAATACTGTcgcactcagatgcagaaggaatctccattgctgtttccagAACAATttggttttaccagtcagggttgttggtcctgagatgaacccccaaacctggaggaccggtgaccacttttagtctgtcctctaccctttgacctgtttggcatggatgaccttACCACCTTACCAAGAaccaaaacataaagccctgactccggcCAGCATAGCtttctgggtcactgaggcacgtgAGCCTCCAAACCTCGAAAAGGTCCTCTTGGAGGGCACAGAGAGTGCAAGACATTAATTAGTGTCCATTTGGAGAGCTCACACGAGGTTCAGGGGGGTCACATGGCCACCTTACCTGATGCTATGTCTGCTTCAGCTCCAGTACACAATCACCCCAACAGATATGTTTGAATACTTAGGAACAAGAGCCAACTGTGGAACCCTTGAGCTTGCTCTGCCAAACAAGGAGATCATCGTTGACCTGTTTCTCAATTCTACCTGCTACAATTTTACAGATCCTCTTATACCCTTATTTAATCCCACTACTTTCACCCCAACATTTCTGCTGGATGCTCACACTCAGTATCTTACCAAAGATGACCACTGTATGCACACAGGCCTCCCAAAAGTATTTAAAAGTATTGCTGGCTGCTCAACTGTGAAGAGCCTCatcatatcaacctctgcccggCCCAGGGGAAGGGCcaacaggatcagaatcagaatcacttcatTGCCAATAAGTGAAACATACTAGAATTTATTGTGGTTCTGCGCCATGCAAAAAACATAGGACAATGCCGTAACAGATAACACAACAGCAACCAATAAtttacaatagtgcaaacagctaTGAACATTCGACAATTAGCACAAATATTTAAATGATTGGCTATTATTAATCAGTAATCAAATTTAAATATATGTGAATATATGAACAGactaaataattatcaacagaacaagaagAGCAGGGAAGACCGTTTAATGGATGTGGGCAGGGTCAGTGAGGGTATTATACCTGAGTGAGTTTTGTAGAGAAGCTGGATAGCTATaggaaagaagcttcagagatgACGTGTAGTGCTGGTGGTGATAGACTTTAGTGTCTCCCTGATGCCGGTTTGACAAATAGGTGACTGATAAAGTGGGTTCTGTTCCTGGTCACTGTTATCTACCAGCCCTCAGCTCGTAGATACTAAAGCCAGCTGATTCACCCCACATCCACCCATAGTGGGTGAGCACCAGGCATTGCACTTAAACCCTGCAGTAAACTGTAAAGATCTAATCCATCAATCACTTACCGGAGACACTCCTTTCCACAATCCAATAATTCGCTCAGTACGAATAACATTCAGTAAAATGGTGATCATTCCAACACGCCCAGACCTAATAAGATACAGAAAATACTCTTAACAAAATGTCACCACAAATTAGTAACACAGaaaacgccggaggaactcagcagctcaggcagtatctatggaagggagCTCTTCCAGAAAtctcaactgtccatttccatccATAGATGATGCATaactactgagtttctccagcactttgtgtattactccagctttccagcatctgctgcctCTTGTGTCTGTCACTAAAGATTTACCTGCAGTGATCTGCAACAGATATTAGCAGACTCACTCTTCTGTCCAGTGGAGAGATTTATGGTTTTAAATCCCATTCCAAACTGAGTATCTACAAACTGCTGACATAACCATTCCTGGCATCAACACACCTTTAACAGTAAGGGCACTACAACCAAGCACTCAACATTCACACACTGGCATTTCCCAATAAGGTTTACTGGACTATCCTATTTTTGTTCCATTACCACGACCAGCAAGGAAGTGGCAACCAACCATGGGGCTTCTCATCTGAAGGAGAAGTGGGGATCGGCTTTGTGTAAGGATGTAAATAGTGAGCCAGACAGATCATGTCCGCTGGGCTTCAAATCAAAATTGAAAGTCCAGTCTCCAGTTAGCAATGAATCAAGCTCAAATTGATAGTGGGACATCATCAGTCTCATTGCCCGCAACCTTTATTACTGGCTGCATCTAGATGTCTGCATTCTAAAGCCGTTCACACCTAATTCTATGCCCCCAGGCCCACTGAATGTGTTCCTCTCCTTGGTTAACTCTCCCATCCTTCCTTGATGAACCCATGCCAACACTGCCCACCATGGCTCTGAACTCCCGGTGCACACGTACCCACTCACTGAGCCTTGCACAGTTTGCAGGCGAGTCTTCACGAGGTCCAGGGGCTGGAAGAGCAGCGTCGAACAGGTCCCACTCAGAGATCCACAC
This region of Hemitrygon akajei chromosome 31, sHemAka1.3, whole genome shotgun sequence genomic DNA includes:
- the slc25a38b gene encoding mitochondrial glycine transporter B — encoded protein: MEVFLCHPVLKAFMCGSLSGTCSTLLFQPLDLVKTRLQTVQGSVSGSGRVGMITILLNVIRTERIIGLWKGVSPSFVRCIPGVGIYFSTLYSTKQHFFSERSPTALESVALGASARTVAGICMLPVTVVKTRYESGKFRYESVFSALRNIYKTEGARALFSGLTATLLRDAPFSGIYLMFYTQTKKAVPENRYETPIVPLINFSCGIFAGILASLVTQPADVIKTHMQLSPEKYRRVKHTIIFIFENDGVVGFFRGAVPRSLRRSLMAAMAWTVYEQMMTKLGLKS